A single Paenibacillus kribbensis DNA region contains:
- a CDS encoding WXG100 family type VII secretion target: protein MTTIRVTPEQLITVSKQFDFAQKTAIQMNSQLMKQISFMQQSWDGTTKQQFYSQFQVSQKNMTDFVTLTDSIARELRHHADKFRLADLMEAGNIDASCLPPPSNACAVPAPDTRNAFQKSADSLLELGQDFMNAAEERYEKRYDSVGGFLDYWTFGIPKGLYQGYAERASRQFDSANDFFNFWTFGVHGTIREATFPTNAWSKEHWANMIGTAGLFGGVSSVIKPKVGLGSSIKYEVKSGTIVEAEGTSKRLSDNMLGKNDADPFRDIYGPGRLSHPEEWSNIIKNTQEAGVEVRILDRDIMAYAPKGSGKPGQLNIYEDASISALRHEYQHFLDDKAKGFPSLDVTYEFKNRIIMELRAYMVEIKEAERIGNKDLAEHLWSNYRDERQYLLENFGPVKLD, encoded by the coding sequence ATGACAACGATTAGAGTGACTCCTGAACAACTTATAACCGTCTCTAAGCAATTTGACTTTGCACAGAAAACAGCGATTCAGATGAATAGTCAATTGATGAAGCAAATTTCTTTTATGCAGCAATCATGGGATGGTACAACTAAACAACAATTTTATAGTCAATTTCAAGTCTCTCAGAAGAATATGACTGACTTTGTTACCCTGACGGATTCTATTGCGAGGGAGTTGCGTCACCATGCAGACAAATTCAGATTAGCAGATCTGATGGAAGCAGGTAATATTGACGCAAGTTGTTTACCACCTCCATCTAATGCATGTGCTGTTCCTGCTCCAGATACACGCAATGCGTTTCAGAAATCGGCAGATAGTTTATTGGAACTTGGTCAAGATTTCATGAACGCTGCTGAGGAAAGGTATGAAAAACGCTATGATTCCGTAGGAGGTTTTTTAGACTATTGGACATTTGGTATTCCGAAAGGCCTGTATCAAGGATATGCGGAGCGAGCATCCAGGCAGTTTGATTCAGCAAATGATTTTTTTAACTTCTGGACTTTTGGTGTACATGGAACGATCAGAGAAGCTACATTCCCTACAAATGCCTGGTCAAAGGAACACTGGGCTAATATGATCGGTACAGCAGGATTATTTGGAGGAGTCAGCTCAGTAATTAAGCCTAAAGTTGGTTTGGGATCATCAATAAAATATGAGGTGAAATCTGGGACTATTGTTGAAGCTGAAGGGACTTCAAAACGTTTATCTGATAATATGTTAGGTAAAAATGATGCTGACCCATTTAGGGATATTTATGGTCCGGGAAGACTTTCTCACCCAGAAGAGTGGAGTAACATTATTAAAAACACACAAGAAGCGGGCGTTGAAGTTAGGATTTTGGATAGAGATATTATGGCGTATGCTCCCAAAGGATCAGGGAAGCCTGGTCAACTGAATATATATGAGGATGCTTCAATTAGTGCATTGCGACATGAGTATCAACATTTCCTTGATGATAAGGCTAAAGGATTTCCAAGTTTGGATGTAACATATGAATTCAAAAATAGAATTATCATGGAACTTAGGGCTTATATGGTGGAAATAAAAGAAGCAGAGAGAATTGGAAATAAGGATCTTGCAGAACATCTCTGGAGCAATTACAGGGATGAACGGCAGTATCTTTTGGAGAACTTTGGGCCAGTTAAACTAGATTGA
- a CDS encoding nitroreductase yields MVDYSFQEVIRSRQSIRQFLSTPVEDEVLREILEDAQYTPSNCNTQPWDVHIVSGAKKEELSRALIPAFEKGTFVSDFTFDMKEYYGRYSERQKEQAKTYYEAVGIAREDHEGRFKTVLRNFEFYGAPHVAFLFMPSFGDNVRVASDIGMYAQSFLLSLAARGISSIPQTVLGMNADAVRQVLGVSDDMKLLFGISFGYPDKEARANSFRIGRDPIESNVTFHG; encoded by the coding sequence TTGGTTGATTATTCTTTTCAAGAAGTTATACGCAGTCGGCAGTCTATACGTCAATTTCTTTCTACACCAGTTGAAGATGAGGTGCTTCGTGAGATTCTCGAGGATGCTCAGTATACCCCATCAAATTGCAATACGCAGCCTTGGGATGTTCATATCGTTTCAGGCGCAAAGAAAGAGGAACTTAGCAGGGCCTTGATACCGGCATTTGAAAAAGGGACATTCGTAAGTGATTTTACTTTTGATATGAAAGAATACTATGGTCGTTATTCTGAACGACAAAAAGAACAAGCCAAAACATACTATGAGGCAGTGGGCATAGCTCGTGAGGATCATGAAGGCCGTTTTAAAACAGTGTTACGTAATTTTGAATTTTACGGTGCACCGCATGTTGCGTTCCTATTCATGCCTTCCTTTGGAGATAATGTGCGTGTCGCATCTGATATTGGCATGTATGCCCAGTCGTTCCTTCTGTCACTGGCTGCGCGCGGGATTAGTAGCATCCCTCAGACAGTATTGGGCATGAACGCTGACGCGGTACGCCAAGTATTGGGTGTATCCGATGACATGAAGTTATTGTTTGGAATTTCCTTTGGTTATCCAGATAAAGAAGCTAGAGCAAACAGTTTTCGTATAGGTCGTGACCCAATCGAATCTAATGTGACCTTTCACGGCTAA